From a region of the Mycobacterium sp. SMC-8 genome:
- a CDS encoding maleylpyruvate isomerase family mycothiol-dependent enzyme, which yields MTSTAREVFASAADYFAALVRRIPDDRWNDPGLGEWNVRDLIGHTSRSLITVSTYLKVPAHREDVADAADYYVKMHSYAAGMGAAAVVERGRQAGRDLGADPAAAVETLASRALADVAAVDDPLIEVIGGLGIRLSSYLPTRTFEIAVHGLDIARAVGIDGEPPAEVLSEAAALAGRVGAALGQGPVMLLALTGRAALPDGFSVV from the coding sequence ATGACATCCACCGCCCGTGAAGTGTTCGCCTCGGCCGCAGACTATTTCGCGGCCCTGGTGAGGCGGATCCCTGACGACCGCTGGAACGACCCCGGTCTGGGCGAGTGGAACGTGCGCGACCTGATCGGCCACACGTCACGGTCGCTGATCACGGTCAGCACGTATCTGAAGGTGCCGGCGCACCGCGAGGATGTCGCCGACGCGGCGGACTACTACGTCAAGATGCACTCCTATGCCGCGGGCATGGGCGCCGCGGCCGTCGTCGAACGCGGCCGGCAGGCGGGTCGTGATCTCGGCGCCGATCCCGCCGCCGCGGTCGAGACGTTGGCGTCCCGGGCGCTGGCCGACGTGGCTGCCGTCGACGACCCGCTGATCGAGGTGATCGGCGGCCTGGGCATCCGGTTGAGCAGCTATCTGCCCACCCGGACCTTCGAGATCGCGGTGCATGGCCTCGACATCGCCCGCGCGGTCGGGATCGACGGCGAACCACCCGCCGAGGTGCTGTCGGAGGCCGCGGCGCTGGCCGGCCGAGTCGGTGCGGCGCTGGGTCAGGGACCGGTGATGCTGCTCGCGCTGACAGGACGCGCCGCACTGCCGGACGGCTTTTCCGTCGTGTGA
- a CDS encoding citrate synthase 2 — MTAVPKDFAPGLAGVVAFETEIAEPDKDGGALRYRGVDIEDLVAHRVTFGDVWGLLVDGRFGRGLPPAEPFPLPIHSGDVRVDVQAGLAMLAPIWGYPPILDIDDETARDQLARASVMALSYVAQSARGIYQPAVPQRTVDECDTVTARFMTRWQGEPDPRHIEAIDAYWVSAAEHGMNASTFTARVIASTGADVAAALSGAIGAMSGPLHGGAPARVIPMIEEAERTGDARAVVKGILDRNEKLMGFGHRVYRAEDPRARVLRATAQRLQAPRYEVAAALEQAALAELRERRPDRPIETNVEFWAAVILDFAQVPPKMMPAMFTCGRTAGWCAHILEQKRLGKLVRPSAVYVGPEPRSPESVEGWDLLTRR; from the coding sequence ATGACAGCGGTGCCGAAGGATTTCGCCCCCGGGCTGGCGGGCGTGGTGGCGTTCGAAACCGAGATCGCCGAACCGGACAAGGACGGCGGGGCGCTCCGCTACCGGGGCGTCGACATCGAGGATCTGGTAGCCCACCGGGTCACCTTCGGCGACGTCTGGGGGCTGCTGGTCGACGGCAGGTTCGGCCGCGGTCTGCCACCAGCCGAACCGTTCCCGCTGCCGATCCACAGCGGCGACGTCCGCGTCGACGTGCAGGCCGGACTGGCCATGCTGGCTCCGATCTGGGGCTACCCGCCGATCCTGGACATCGACGACGAGACCGCACGCGATCAGCTCGCCCGCGCCTCGGTGATGGCACTCTCCTACGTCGCGCAGTCCGCTCGCGGCATCTATCAGCCCGCGGTACCGCAGCGCACCGTGGATGAATGTGACACTGTCACAGCACGTTTCATGACCCGTTGGCAGGGTGAACCCGACCCGAGGCACATCGAGGCGATCGACGCCTACTGGGTCAGCGCCGCCGAGCACGGGATGAACGCCTCGACGTTCACCGCCCGGGTCATCGCGTCCACGGGCGCCGACGTGGCCGCGGCGCTCTCAGGTGCCATCGGGGCGATGAGTGGGCCGCTGCACGGCGGCGCGCCCGCACGGGTGATCCCGATGATCGAAGAGGCCGAGCGCACCGGCGACGCCCGCGCGGTGGTCAAGGGGATCCTGGACCGCAACGAGAAGCTGATGGGCTTCGGACACCGGGTGTACCGGGCCGAGGACCCCCGTGCCCGGGTGCTGCGCGCCACCGCACAGCGGCTGCAGGCGCCGCGCTACGAGGTGGCCGCGGCGCTGGAGCAGGCCGCGCTGGCCGAGTTGCGGGAGCGCAGGCCGGACCGCCCGATCGAGACCAATGTGGAGTTCTGGGCCGCGGTGATCCTGGACTTCGCGCAGGTGCCGCCGAAGATGATGCCCGCGATGTTCACCTGCGGCCGCACCGCCGGCTGGTGCGCCCACATCCTCGAGCAGAAGCGCCTCGGCAAGCTGGTCCGGCCGTCGGCGGTGTACGTCGGCCCCGAACCGCGCAGCCCGGAATCGGTCGAGGGCTGGGACCTGCTGACTCGGAGATGA
- a CDS encoding VOC family protein, with product MAVTDEANQPMLVPHLVVDDAAAALDFYANAFGAEEMVRMPGPGGKLIHAAMRINGAMVFLNDDFPEFNDGKASTPTALGGSSVTIHLHGPDVDGRFQRALDAGATVVSPLEDQFWGDRYGVLRDPFGHQWSLAETVREVDMNEVLAQMADGGQPGM from the coding sequence ATGGCCGTGACAGACGAAGCCAACCAACCCATGCTGGTCCCCCACCTCGTCGTCGACGACGCCGCGGCTGCGCTCGACTTCTACGCCAACGCCTTCGGCGCCGAGGAGATGGTCCGAATGCCCGGTCCGGGCGGGAAGCTCATCCACGCCGCCATGCGGATCAACGGAGCCATGGTCTTCCTCAACGACGACTTCCCCGAATTCAACGACGGCAAGGCGAGCACGCCGACCGCACTGGGCGGATCGTCGGTGACCATCCACTTGCACGGCCCTGATGTCGACGGGCGGTTCCAGCGGGCACTCGATGCCGGCGCCACCGTCGTCAGTCCGCTCGAGGACCAGTTCTGGGGCGACCGCTACGGAGTGCTGCGCGACCCGTTCGGCCACCAGTGGTCACTGGCCGAGACGGTCCGCGAGGTCGACATGAACGAGGTGCTGGCGCAGATGGCCGACGGCGGTCAGCCCGGGATGTAG
- a CDS encoding diiron oxygenase has protein sequence MAVKEARTRIIRRWRKNMEIGDSPEDRAYVEMLTTLSEGSVRRNFNPYTDIDWDSPEFAVTPNDERWILPGTDPFGKHEWYRSQPKDKQIAIGMWRQANVAKVGLHFESILIRGLMNYAFWVPNGSPEYRYCLHESVEECNHTMMFQEMVNRIGADVPGMPRLLKWLSQFIPLAAGPLPIPFFFGVLAGEEPIDHTQKNILREGKALHPIMERVMAIHVAEEARHISFAHEYLRKRVPHLNRRQKFLLSLNVPIIMRVLCQAIIVPPKSFWQEFDIPRSVKKEIFFGTPVARQFLRDMFGDVRMLCHETGLMNPFAKLMWRICKIDGPPSRYRSEPARQHVVSAA, from the coding sequence ATGGCTGTCAAGGAAGCTCGGACGCGCATCATCCGGCGCTGGCGCAAAAACATGGAAATCGGGGACAGCCCGGAAGACAGGGCCTACGTCGAGATGCTGACCACGCTGTCTGAAGGCTCGGTGCGGCGCAATTTCAACCCGTACACCGACATCGACTGGGACTCGCCCGAGTTCGCGGTGACGCCCAACGATGAGCGCTGGATCCTGCCCGGCACCGACCCGTTCGGCAAGCATGAGTGGTACCGGTCCCAGCCGAAGGACAAGCAGATCGCGATCGGCATGTGGCGCCAGGCCAACGTCGCCAAGGTCGGTCTGCATTTCGAGTCGATCCTGATCCGCGGCCTGATGAACTACGCCTTCTGGGTGCCCAACGGGTCGCCGGAGTACCGGTACTGCCTCCACGAGTCGGTCGAGGAGTGCAACCACACGATGATGTTCCAGGAGATGGTCAACCGCATCGGTGCCGACGTCCCCGGCATGCCCCGGCTGCTGAAGTGGCTCTCCCAGTTCATCCCGCTGGCCGCCGGCCCGCTGCCCATCCCGTTCTTCTTCGGCGTGCTCGCCGGCGAGGAGCCGATCGACCACACCCAGAAGAACATCCTGCGCGAGGGCAAGGCGCTGCACCCGATCATGGAGCGCGTCATGGCGATCCACGTCGCCGAGGAGGCCCGCCACATCTCGTTCGCCCATGAATACCTGCGGAAGCGGGTGCCGCACCTGAACCGCCGGCAGAAGTTCCTGCTGTCGCTCAACGTGCCGATCATCATGCGGGTGCTGTGCCAGGCGATCATCGTGCCGCCCAAGTCCTTCTGGCAGGAGTTCGACATCCCGCGTTCGGTGAAGAAGGAGATCTTCTTCGGCACCCCCGTGGCGCGGCAGTTCCTGCGCGACATGTTCGGCGATGTCCGGATGCTGTGCCACGAGACCGGTTTGATGAATCCGTTCGCCAAGCTGATGTGGCGAATCTGCAAGATCGACGGACCGCCGAGCCGGTACCGCAGCGAGCCCGCGCGTCAGCACGTCGTGAGCGCCGCCTAG
- a CDS encoding family 1 glycosylhydrolase, which produces MGSAQFVGRVGGLAVALGVGAAVFTGSGVAWANEDAPPGTTSESDPPAAAPGPDTEPGASGDTEVGVDGDPGVESDEEDLGSPEPGEESGQDLGEESGNGLGGEDPGEDHFDGGDVKGEDDPVDTDTDTPAVDVDKRGYDEPVVGIEEDVDAGPAATFDGAVTSAAELPESPGNDEVAPVADTFAATALTTFAPPKVPSWRPWPTAFDLRSVVTYVVDLTISFVDALLRPFAAGPPRPPADPSGWALLAWVRREFFNGTPAPVDNPLPHTQSLIDGEVRITGNISIEDPDGDALTYTVIGRPHNGGTVTVDADGNFVYRPMNAMAAVGGTDTFTVAVSDEHDGLHVHGLFGWLQFVPVLGNLLNPGGGHGRTVTVTVSVSPVEGIDLSLPDDFRWGVAHSGFQAEGGPGAPVDTRSDWYRWVHDPFNRLLGLVKGVPENGPGAYVSYADDAALARDELGVNTFRMSIEWSRIFPSSTAAVNISDEGGALSPADLEALDALADQDEVAHYRAVFATLRQYGLDPFVTVNHFTLPVWVHDPIVARPLIQLGLPAPAAGWLSPNTAEEFEKYAAYVAWKYGDQVDNWATLNEPFPPVLTEFLAIPWVVPNWPPGVIRPDLASTFLVNQAIGHVAAYDAIHAWDTTAATAGGPAAFVGFTHNMIPARPANPVNPLDVQAAEAWNHFYNKWFPNAVIEGWVDANFDGVKTSDEIHPDMAGKVDFLGVQYYGSQPMAGFGVAPLPGFPFLRGFPIRCSAQEATCSDFNQPTDPGGFREVLELAASYGKPLWVTENGIADDEDTKRPSYIVNHVAVVQDLVAHGTDIRGYTYWSFVDNLEWAEGYELQFGLYGSDPDTPELERIPKPASIAALRGITTGNGLPIALLQSYIPG; this is translated from the coding sequence ATGGGTTCTGCGCAGTTCGTGGGTCGTGTCGGAGGCCTGGCCGTGGCGTTGGGAGTCGGGGCCGCGGTGTTCACCGGATCCGGTGTCGCGTGGGCGAATGAGGATGCCCCGCCGGGAACCACCTCGGAGTCCGATCCGCCGGCGGCAGCGCCGGGCCCGGACACTGAGCCCGGTGCCTCCGGGGACACCGAGGTTGGTGTCGACGGCGATCCGGGCGTGGAGTCCGACGAGGAAGACCTCGGCAGCCCAGAGCCCGGCGAGGAGTCCGGGCAGGATCTAGGCGAGGAGTCCGGCAACGGCCTCGGCGGGGAGGACCCAGGGGAAGACCACTTCGACGGCGGGGATGTCAAGGGCGAAGACGACCCGGTCGACACCGACACGGACACACCGGCCGTCGACGTGGACAAGCGCGGGTACGACGAGCCCGTCGTGGGAATCGAAGAAGACGTTGATGCGGGTCCCGCCGCCACGTTCGACGGCGCTGTGACCTCCGCAGCGGAATTGCCGGAGTCGCCCGGCAACGACGAGGTGGCGCCCGTGGCGGACACCTTCGCCGCCACGGCGTTGACGACGTTCGCGCCGCCGAAGGTGCCGTCTTGGCGGCCGTGGCCGACCGCGTTCGATCTGCGCAGCGTCGTCACCTACGTCGTTGACCTGACCATCAGCTTCGTAGACGCGCTGTTGCGGCCGTTCGCCGCCGGTCCGCCCAGGCCCCCCGCCGACCCGTCCGGCTGGGCTCTGCTGGCCTGGGTGCGACGCGAGTTCTTCAACGGCACACCCGCGCCGGTGGACAATCCGCTTCCGCACACCCAGAGTCTCATCGACGGTGAGGTTCGCATCACCGGCAACATAAGCATCGAGGATCCCGACGGTGACGCCCTGACCTACACGGTGATCGGACGCCCGCACAACGGCGGGACGGTCACCGTCGACGCCGACGGGAACTTCGTGTACCGGCCGATGAACGCGATGGCCGCGGTCGGCGGTACGGACACCTTCACCGTCGCCGTCAGCGACGAGCACGACGGCCTGCACGTGCACGGGCTGTTCGGCTGGCTGCAGTTCGTCCCGGTCCTGGGCAACCTCCTCAATCCCGGCGGTGGGCACGGCCGCACTGTCACCGTCACCGTCTCCGTCTCACCGGTCGAGGGCATCGACCTATCGCTGCCCGACGACTTCCGATGGGGCGTCGCCCATTCCGGGTTTCAGGCCGAAGGCGGACCCGGTGCTCCGGTCGACACCCGCTCGGACTGGTACCGCTGGGTGCACGATCCGTTCAACCGGCTGCTCGGGCTGGTCAAGGGGGTGCCGGAGAACGGGCCGGGCGCCTACGTCTCCTACGCCGATGACGCTGCGCTGGCCCGTGACGAACTCGGCGTGAACACCTTCCGGATGAGCATCGAATGGAGCCGCATCTTCCCGAGTTCGACTGCAGCGGTGAATATCTCCGACGAAGGGGGAGCACTGAGCCCGGCCGACCTCGAGGCGCTCGACGCGCTGGCCGACCAGGACGAGGTGGCCCACTACCGGGCGGTGTTCGCGACGCTGAGGCAGTACGGCCTCGATCCGTTCGTCACCGTCAACCACTTCACGCTGCCGGTCTGGGTGCACGATCCGATCGTCGCGCGACCGCTGATCCAGCTCGGGCTACCGGCGCCGGCGGCGGGCTGGTTGTCCCCGAACACCGCGGAGGAATTCGAGAAGTACGCCGCCTACGTCGCATGGAAATACGGCGACCAGGTCGACAACTGGGCCACCCTCAACGAACCGTTCCCGCCGGTGCTCACCGAGTTCCTGGCGATCCCGTGGGTGGTGCCCAACTGGCCGCCCGGGGTGATCCGACCGGATCTGGCCTCGACGTTCCTGGTGAACCAGGCAATCGGACACGTCGCCGCCTACGACGCGATCCACGCCTGGGACACGACCGCGGCCACCGCGGGAGGGCCGGCGGCGTTCGTCGGCTTCACCCACAACATGATCCCGGCGCGGCCGGCCAATCCGGTCAACCCGCTGGACGTCCAGGCCGCCGAGGCGTGGAACCACTTCTACAACAAGTGGTTCCCGAACGCTGTTATCGAGGGCTGGGTCGACGCGAACTTCGACGGTGTCAAGACCTCCGACGAGATCCACCCCGACATGGCCGGCAAGGTCGACTTCCTGGGTGTGCAGTACTACGGGTCGCAACCGATGGCGGGGTTCGGCGTCGCACCGCTGCCGGGTTTCCCGTTCCTGCGCGGCTTCCCGATCCGCTGCTCGGCACAGGAAGCCACCTGCAGTGACTTCAATCAGCCGACCGACCCCGGTGGTTTCCGAGAGGTGCTCGAGCTCGCGGCGTCCTACGGAAAACCGCTGTGGGTCACCGAGAACGGGATCGCCGACGATGAGGACACCAAGCGGCCCTCCTACATCGTCAACCACGTCGCGGTCGTACAGGATCTGGTGGCCCACGGCACCGACATCCGGGGCTACACCTACTGGTCGTTCGTCGACAACCTGGAATGGGCCGAGGGCTACGAGCTGCAGTTCGGACTGTACGGATCGGACCCGGACACCCCTGAGCTGGAACGGATCCCCAAGCCGGCGAGTATCGCTGCGCTGCGCGGCATCACCACCGGCAACGGGCTGCCGATCGCGTTGCTGCAGAGCTACATCCCGGGCTGA
- the pdxH gene encoding pyridoxamine 5'-phosphate oxidase, whose product MRVEYGSVEKDGSDDLDADWLGPDPSTGWVDLLNRWMADAVQAGVAEPNAMVIATVDSQGRPVTRTVLCKSVDQTGISFYTNYASDKGEQLAAVPYASATFPWYLLGRQVHVRGAVTKVSPEETSDYWRKRPRGSQLGAWASQQSRPVVSRAALMRQLEDVTKRFADLEEVPVPPQWGGYLIAPEVVEFWQGRENRVHNRIRVHDGRVERLQP is encoded by the coding sequence ATGCGCGTCGAATATGGATCGGTGGAGAAGGACGGCAGCGACGATCTCGATGCCGACTGGCTGGGCCCGGACCCTTCGACCGGCTGGGTGGATCTGCTCAACCGGTGGATGGCCGACGCCGTGCAGGCCGGCGTCGCAGAGCCCAACGCGATGGTGATCGCCACCGTCGACAGTCAGGGCAGGCCGGTCACTCGCACCGTGTTGTGCAAGAGCGTCGACCAGACCGGAATCTCGTTCTACACGAATTACGCCTCTGACAAGGGCGAGCAGCTCGCTGCCGTGCCGTACGCGTCGGCGACCTTCCCGTGGTACCTGCTGGGCCGGCAGGTCCACGTCCGCGGCGCTGTCACCAAGGTGTCGCCGGAGGAGACGTCCGACTACTGGCGGAAGCGTCCCCGCGGATCGCAGCTGGGGGCCTGGGCCTCACAGCAGAGCCGGCCCGTCGTGTCGCGGGCCGCGCTGATGCGGCAGCTCGAAGACGTCACGAAGCGGTTCGCCGACCTGGAGGAGGTGCCCGTGCCGCCGCAATGGGGCGGATACCTCATCGCCCCCGAGGTCGTCGAGTTCTGGCAGGGGCGG